A region from the Vicia villosa cultivar HV-30 ecotype Madison, WI linkage group LG3, Vvil1.0, whole genome shotgun sequence genome encodes:
- the LOC131659800 gene encoding uncharacterized protein LOC131659800: protein MSQTSPSKNTIPRSETASDSRAPNMVGDQDVVLDVVPLNSVPAIDPVGSIPRKMHARKSTGGSIPETFSARDKERTAYVHNAIAGLVTRILNEGHKVEGISVPLAQAPAPENSKDNQVDASKDHVDVETSETNNVEGSDAKDVEASEDKDAEILETEKAEEVTATSLKEKVTRPTDNTNDVVDLDNLDDPIDIADDDLISSISNRVKARRGKQVDDQHPPKTKVAPLKNATKEKIKKVSAESSRTGSKVAVKKRKERSVSDSEDNVLSDVPDIPSRKKIAVTKSSTKVRDVPLDNIYLHYASNAIQWKFVYQRRLALERELANDALECQEVMKLIKSAGLLKTVTHFSKCYEMLVKEFIVNLSQDCADGRTEDFHKVYVRRKCIDFSPTVINLYLGRDAEAQPELEVTDNEVCKVITGGKVKKWPIKSKLSASLLNVRYALLHKIGAANWVPTNHTSTIVVGLGRFIYAVGTKTKFDYGTYIFDQTMRHVGTSATKLPIAFPSLICGIILKQHPGILKAKDSVCKRESALSFHYKLLQRSDDITSAGTSQPSKSVNKTFLIAELKETCKELDNRKMRLEKLIQSLEQSTDDDGDNMDEDKGADSGDEEEAEDGEGTEDTGSSDADEETSGSSDEEISGSSDEETDGSDN from the coding sequence ATGTCTCAGACCTCTCCCTCAAAGAACACTATTCCTCGCTCTGAAACTGCATCCGACTCTAGGGCACCAAATATGGTAGGTGATCAAGATGTTGTACTGgatgttgtgccattgaactcGGTCCCAGCCATTGATCCTGTTGGTAGTataccaagaaagatgcatgcaagaaaatcaactggtGGGTCTATTCCAGAAACGTTCTCTGCTAGGGATAAAGAAAGGACTGCTTATGTCCACAATGCAATCGCAGGCCTTGTcacaagaatcttgaatgaaggtcACAAGGTAGAAGGAATATCTGTCCCTTTAGCCCAAGCTCCTGCTCCTGAGAACAGCAAAGATAATCAGGTTGATGCTAGCAAGGATCATgttgatgttgagacatctgaaaCCAACAATGTTGAAGGCTCTGATGCTAAAGATGTTGAAGCATCTGAAGATAAAGATGCGGAGATTCTTGAAACAGAGAAAGCTGAAGAGGTCACTGCTACTTCTCTTAAAGAGAAGGTTACTCGCCCTACTGACAATACAAATGATGTGGTGGATCTGGATAATCTTGATGATCCTATTGacattgctgatgatgacctcatctccagcaTTTCCAACAGAGTCAAGGCTCGAAGGGGAAAGCAGGTTGATGATCAACATCCTCCCAAGACAAAGGTTGCTCCTCTAAAGAATGCCACCAAAGAAAAGATCAAGAAGGTCTCTGCTGAGTCTTCAAGAACTGGGAGCAAGGTTGctgtgaagaagagaaaagaaagaagtgttTCTGACTCCGAAGACAATGTCctaagtgatgtccctgacatcccttCAAGGAAGAAGATTGCTGTCACAAAATCCTCCACAAAGGTCCGTGATGTTCCCTTGGACAACATTTATCTGCACTATGCTTCAAATGCTATCCAGTGGAAGTTTGtttatcaaagaaggctggctcTGGAAAGAGAACTTGCAAATGATGCTTTGGAGTGTCAAGAGGTCATGAAGCTCATCAAATCTGCAGGTTTGCTTAAAACTGTTACTCATTTTTCTAAATGCTATGAAATGCTCGTGAAGGAATTTATAGTGAATTTGTCTCAAGATTGTGCTGATGGAAGAACTGAGGATTTTCATAAggtgtatgttagaagaaaatgtATAGATTTTTCCCCTACTGTTATCAACCTCTATCTAGGTAGAGATGCtgaggctcaacctgagcttgaagtaactgaCAATGAAGTATGCAAAGTTATCACTGGTGGTAAGGTTAAGAAATGGCCCATAAAGAGTAAATTGTCTGCTAGTCTTTTGAATGTCAGGTATGCCTTGCTGCACAAAATTGGTGCTGCAAACTGGGTGCCTACCAATCACACTTCTACCATTGTTGTTGGCCTAGGTAGATTCATATATGCTGTGGGAACCAAGACAAAATTTGACTATGGAACCTACATATTTGATCAAACTATGAGGCATGTTGGTACTTCTGCTACCAAGCTACCCATTGCTTTTCCATCCCTGATATGTGGGATAATCCTCAAGCAACACCCTGGAATTCTGAAAGCTAAAGATTCTGTATGTAAGAGGGAGAGTGCTTTGTCATTTCACTATAAGCTGCTCCAAAGGTCAGATGACAtaacatctgctgggacatcacaACCCAGCAAGTCTGTTAACAAAACCTTTCTCATTGCTGAGCTGAAAGAGACTTGTAAGGAGTTGGACAACAGGAAGATGAGGCTTGAAAAGCTCATTcaaagtcttgagcagtctaCAGATGATGATGGTGACAATATGGATGAAGACAAGGGTGCTGATAGTGGTGATGAGGAAGAGGCCGAGGATGGTGAGGGTACTGAAGATACTGGGAGTAGTGATGCTGATGAAGAGACTAGTGGCTCTAGTGATGAAGAGATTAGTGGCTCTAGTGATGAAGAGACTGATGGTTCTGACAATTAG